Part of the Phacochoerus africanus isolate WHEZ1 chromosome 8, ROS_Pafr_v1, whole genome shotgun sequence genome is shown below.
CTCCAGGGGCGGCGCCAGCAGCTCCTCGGGCGCCGGGGGCGCGGGGCTTACAGAGGAGGCGGGCGGGGGGATGGAGAAGAGCTCCGTGAAGTTGGGCACCGAGTCGCTGATGAACGTCACGTTCCCATAGACGTGCTGCGGGAAGGCCTTGTCTGCTGATTGGCTCCCTCCCGGGCCCGGGGCTCCGGCTGAGGCGATCTGCGACGTGCGCACGTGGTACGGGAAGTTCTTGTTGGCCGCCGAAGGGCGTGTCATGATCTGGGGCGAAGGGCAGGCGGAGTTTGGAGAAGGGCTATCCAGACCTCGGGTTGCCTCCCTAAACATGGGGCCCTAAGGATTCCCCTTCACTTGACGTACACCATACCCCGCGTCCCTGAAGCCCGTCAGCTGGATTAGGCCCCTCCTCTGGGCTCTCACAGTGCCCTGGGCTCTAACTTGGCCTGGTCCATCACAGCTCATTACTCTGTGGGTGCTTCCTCCATCAGAGCCCTGAGATATCCCTGACTGGTTAAGCATCAGCAATCTACGCTGTCCAATATGACAGCTACTATtatatgtggctatttaaatttaaaataatcaaaaataaactaaaaatttgaTTTCTCAGTCACACTAACCACAATTAAGTGCTTAAGAGCCACGTGTGGTTAGTAACTATTGTATGAGACAGCACAGATTGTAGAATATTTTCATACACACAAAGCGTTCAATTGGACAGCAACTGACAGACTCTAGAATGTTAGTTCCATGAGGGCATGGAACTTGACTCTTCTGTTCCCTGCTGAACCCCCAGTACcttctagaacagtgcctggcatatataaGCTCTTAATAAAATACTGGTTGAATGTGGAGACGTCTCCCCAGTTAGTCTGGCGGGCAACAGGGCAGGGACTGGATGTGATCCTAGCACTGCACACAGGAGCCCAGCACGGCCCCTCTAAGGTTATTGCTGAATAAGTGAACAAGGAGCTAAAACCAAAGAGCGGTGGAATCCCAGAGGTGGAGCTGTGCTAACGTGAGCATTTTTAGGATGGAAACCGGCTGAAGGTGAAGTATAGCAGAAAGGGCACTGCACTGGCGTTCTgagcctgcaccccaccccccggccccacAGCTCACTGAGTATGGGATCTGGGGCACGTTGATTAAACTCCCTGAGCCTCACTGCAGAAAAGGGGTTGCAGTGCCACCCTGGAAAGATGAAAAGAGGGCGGAAATGAAAACCGCTGGTGCAAAACCTGGCACGTGGTGGGTTCTCAGCATTTCTCCTCTCTCTATCCCTTTCTGACTTCCTGTAGAGCCTCAAGAGGGACTGTCCCAGGAAGGTGAATCTGTATCTAAGTCAGGTTCTAGAGGAGAACATGGGGGACCTGGCCCCATCCCCCAGTGGCTGAGTATATCTGTACAAAGAGTACGTGGTAGACCTTTCAAGAGTCAGGAGCTGGGGCCCTCAGCAAAGCCTGTTTCCCTGTCTGACTCCCTCTTATGCCAGGTCTTTGGTCCATTGGAAGACTGAGTTCAAAGTTCCCACATACCCCCCACCCTCCTTGCCACCAAAGGCCATGAAACCCTGTCAGGTCACCCCCTTTCTGGGCCTTCGTTTCCCTTCTCTGCATAATGGTTTCAATGACCGTTATCCATCCTGCCCTGGGGTTGCTCTGCCAATTAAACAAGAggacagaaataaatacatatgggtgttcccagcaTGACATAAAGGCTGGTTTGAGACAGGTACCCACTGAATGGCTAATggctggatggatagatggatcaATGAATGAACAGAACTGTCACCCAGAAGGCCAGACAGAATTTAAATCAGGGCAAAGAAGGGTACTCCCTGCTGCGATTCAGATCTGGGCCCCTAGAGCCCCAGCCTGACCCACCCCAGCTGCTTCTTCCTGTGATGGAGCAGCAGAGATGGGAGAACATggggcaggggagcagaggaATAGAAACAAAGGGGCTTAGGGAAGGCAGTGGGAATACCAGAGGGAAAAGTAAGAGCCTGGGGACTCAGGGTCAGGAATAGGAGTGATGAAGAAAGAGGGTGAGGTTGGGGAAGAGGCCAGGACACAAAAGtgggagagagaaatagaagagAGTTGACGCTGGGGCATATGGTGGAATAGCTTGCGGGAACCCAGCAGGCTCTCAGTAAGTGTCTGTTGAATGACTAAAGGGATGAACTGAAGGAAATGGACCAAGAGCTCAGGATAGAAGGTTTAGGCAGCTCAGGGGTGGGGATCCTCATGTGTTTTCCACCCCCACCTGGATGCCCAGCCTCACCAGGAACACGCCATGGGCATACAAATGGATCCCCAGCTGAATGCCGTTGACGATCTTCTCCCGGGCCCACTTGGGGATCCCAAAGTTGGCAATCAGGGCCATGACTGGAACTGCAAAGAACCTGAAGAGGAAGTATTAGGTTGTTAGAGACActgtccctgccttcctccccaccctaTGGCCCCAAATCCCTtcctatgcacacacacagacaccaaaTGGATCCCAAACTGGAGGGAAGCTAGGTATGACCTTCAGAAGCTGGAGGTTAAAAGGAGACAGGAATcccactggcctgggaaatttgGAGGGGGCAAGAAATAGGTTGAACTCAACTAGGTTCTACCCTACGGGAAATCCTGGCACCTGACAGGAAATCAACagatgtttgatgaatgaattaaCATATGATAATAACAATTAAGGACTTAACTGCTTGCCAGACCTGTTTCTAAGCCATTTCACATATAAACACTTATCTAAATCTCATAGTGACTCTATGACACAGGTGCAACTTCCATCCCCATtaaacaggtgagaaaactgaggcagagagaatttAATTGACTTGTTTAAGGTTTAGAAATGGGATCTAAACCCAAGCAATCTGGCCTAGGTTCCACCTACTTCACTGCTATGTTAcgttgagtgaaaaaaattacaGCTAGCTTTAATTGgacacttgctatgtgccagactCGAAGCCCTCATATGTGGCACTGTGCATGCCTGAGAAAACCCTCTGCAGGGTTTGAAGATACCCTTGACAATCTTTCTTTATGGGTAAGCCACCtgagacactctttttttttttttttttttttcactttgggaaagtaatttttttccaggAAGTTGCAGGCTCTGGTGACAGCTACCTAACTTGAAAGCCCATCTGCCTCCCTGGGGAGGGACTGAGCTGGGGGACAGCCATTTCTGAGGAGCTGGGGAAGAAGGCAAGGACAGGTTCGGGGCCCAGCACGTCTCACCAGAGGGTGTAGGCAGCAAAGAAGGGTATGTAAAAGGGCTGCTTCTCTGGGAAGTGGCGCAAGGAGACCAGCACGGCGTAGCAGAACCACACATAAGCCGCCACCTGCAGCCCGATGAGCCCGTAGCCTGCTGGCGACTCATATGTGTACAGTACCTGGCCTGGGTCAAAGAACTGGACCCAAGGGAGAGGGTTTATCATAACCATGGCCTCCGGCCCTCCATGCAAagaccccaggccccacccctgggTACCCAGCAGGGCAGAGGTACTTGGTCAGGACAGAAGCAGCAAGAGAATAAGAGATGGAGATGaaagcacagagaggtggagagagggtgaaaaagatagaaagagaaaatatccaCTACCATAGGGCTAAATACCACCATGTGTAAGCTTTTCCATTTGCATCAAGTTAATgaagcaagtctttttttttgtcttttgtctttttggggcctcatttgcggcatatggaagttcccaggctaggggtccaattagagctacagccactgcctacgccacagccacagcaatgccagatccaaactgcgtctgcgacccacactacagctcatggcaaagccatatccctaacccactgagcgaggcctgtgatcgaacccgcaacctcggattcgtttctgctgcgccacaacgggaactcctaaagcaggtCTTATTATCACCCACttcacagaaggggaaactgaggctaagcAGGGAGGTTTTAGCCAAAGCCAAGGTGATATAAAGCCTTAGAGAAATTCCCTGGGGTAGGTGAGACCCTCctaattttacagaagaggaaatagacCCAGAGTGGGGGGTCATCAGTCAAGGTTAGGCAGCTGGGAAGTGGGAGGGCCAGAGTAGAATCCCAGCCTTTGTGACTCCTGAATTTAGTCATGACATTGAGCATGAATGTGACAGACAGtgagagatggaggaggaagaaagctACTTGGAGATGGTGAAGAGGGGAGGAATGCACTTAGGAAGATGGGAAGGCAGAAAGCCACGGAGTTGGAGAGAGAGAGCCTGGAAGAGAGCCATGCGGGGAAGGGCTAGCAGACAGATAGAAGAGGCCACCAAAAGCTTTGAGGGGTGGGGCGGATGGGGCAGAGCCTGAGCAGTGGCCGGCGGGACTCACCTCAGCCTCGTAGATGAGCAGCACCACGTGGGTGAGGGTGTACAGGGTCATGTAGACAGACAACTTCACTGAGCCTGAGTGGCTGATGCGGCCCCTGGCGGCAGGCCATGAGGGGGGACAGCAGGAGTGGGGCTGTCAGAGAGGAGGGGGCAGCTACCCCCCAACCCAACCTTTGCCCTGCTCCCTagcccagccacacacacacgcccccattgctccctcccaccccagcctgggcaccGGGTCACTGTGAATCCCTTCCCCAGAAGGATGAGCATCAGCAGGAAGATGAGGAAGCTGGAGGAGAAGAGCAGCTTGGCTGGTAGAAGGGAGAAGAGGGCAGCTCAGAACAGGGCTCAGCTTGGAGAAGAGCCCCAGCACCCTCCCGGCCCACTTCATTCTCACCCACGATCTTCAGACTCTCGTTGCCAATGCCATCAGTGGCATACTGACcccagtagatgcagaaaaacaggAGGCTCAGGACTGAGGGGAGGAtgggcagagagaggaaaggacagaAACCGGGCTTAGGGCATCACTGTTCCCCAGCACTGTGATCCAGATGACCAGAACCTTCCTTCATCCCCATCAGGACTCTAGACCATTTACTCCCACTGACCTGCTAGGAGACTCTGGAgtccagccccccagccccacctccctcaGAGCCAGGAGTCcaggctcccagcccctcctccctcagacccaggagtCCACCGCCCAGCCTCTCCTTTCTTATGCCCAGGTATTTGAGCCCTAAATCCCTCCTCTCACAGAACTCAGAAGGTAGGATCCTCTACACCTCACCCTCCACTCCTGCTGCAGCCATGAACATTTTATAAGTTGTGTGGAGCAATTGACGACCTTTCAGCAAATctagaaggaggggaggggaaggctgTTCACACAGAGAGTAGCCATCTCTCCAAccctgttcccctcccccacGTTTCCTacctcccccagcccacccccaccatgTGCTGGACTCACATCCAAAGTagcaggagaggaagaagatgaggaTGAAGATGAGGAGGAAAGTCACGTCTGTCTCCAGGATCCCTGCCAATGTGGTAGGAGGAGGAAACTGTTCAGTCAAGCTGGGTGCCCCTCAACAAGTTCCCCTGCTCTGGGCTCCCACAAAGATCCGGGGTCCCCACACACTCACCAAACTCATCGGCGGAGAAATGCCGTGTCCAGAAGGACTTGCCGTTGGTGAGGACCATCTCATACTCCAGCTGCAGCCCATCTCCCTGTGGGGGGTGTGGAGGCCTAAGGggggccctgggcagggaggggatcGGCAGGAGGGCAAGGAGGAGAAGGCCCTGGTGGCCAGTCCAGACCCTTACCCCACACTTGCTGAGGGCGATGTACCACCACCTTTCGCGCACTGAGCGGAAGCTTCGGCCACTAGAGCAGCTCAGGTAGCGAGTTCCCTCCTCTGACACCACCTGGGGAGAAGCAAGAAGGCTGAAGCCTGCCTGCATTTCTGCCTGGCTGGACCTTCAGCACCTGTCCACTGGCTGGGCCGGTACCTGACAGCCTGACCAGGCATACTGGGTGGTGAGGTTGATGACCTGGTTGTTCTCTGGCCTGATCACTGACTCCTTGGCCAGGCAGTCCTGGGGAAGGCAGGGACGTGGTTACTCCTTGGCCAGCTTCAACcttattcccccacccccaccccctgctcacaGACTTCACCTTATCCCCTGCCTTGTACACGGCCGGCCACTGCGATGGGTCATCGAAATAGAGGAGGATGTTCTGACAGCACTTGGCCTGCAGACCCAGAgatgtgggggttgggggagcgcAGGGAGCTGGGATGGCCCCTGCCTTGGGAGGCCAAGGGAGTATCCAGCCTCAGCATGGCTAAGGTTTGGGGAAGGCTCACCTCAGGGTATCGGAAACGGAAGTCCAGTCGGCCGTAATCCGAGAGGAAGCAAAATCTCGTCAGGAACACCCAGTCCTGGAAAAGGGGCCCACTCAGAGCCTCTTCGGAGTCCTTTAAGAACTCTCCTCCACTCCacaactttccttccttcccctggacCACCTGGCTTCCCAAGAAGCCTAAGGGCACCAAGTTGCCTCCAAAATTCTATAATCCTTTCGCCTTGGTTCCCTGTCTCACAGATGTCCCCCGCCCGAGTTTATTTCCCTCTGTTCAAACACTCCTCCCATTTCCCAGACACCTGAGAAAGACCCTGGACAGCCAGATCCCCATCCTGGCGACTTTCTGTCCCAGACACCATCCCACTGGCATCCCCCGAATTGTGCGcacatacgtacacacacacacacacacaccccacgaTCAGGTACTGGGGAGTGTTCTAAACGGCCCTCTCCTGGTCCGGAACAGGACTGTGAAAGCTCTCTGCGGAGTGAAAAGTGCTGTCCCTTCAGCACCACCTcggcattcccccacccccaccccaaactccgACTCTCCCAACCCGGCCCCCCTCCTCGCCCAGCTCTGACCTCAATGTCCCTCCTACAATCCTTGAGTCCCCTCGCCACCCCATAGCTCCCCTCAGCCTCAGACGCAGACCCGCAGAGCCCCTGACCCCACCTCCCCACCGCCGCAGGTTCCAGGGACCGCCCGGGAGGGGCGGCAAggcacctcccccctcccctccctcctgtccccCGGGGGCTCggggggtggctggggagggcCCGGCGCGCTCACCTCCTTGGAGCTGAGGTTGCCCCGCACGTACTTGGCCCGGGCGCGGGggggcagcggcagcagcaggagcagcagcgaCGGCAGCAGGCGGCGCAGAGCGGGCGCGCGCGGGGGCTCCATTCCACCCGCTCTGGCCCCGGCCCTGGCTCCGCTCCGGCTCCCGCTCCAGCCTGGCAACGGCGGCGAGAGCGCGCGGGCCGGCTGGCGCGCGCCCTCGATTAAAGGGGCCGCCGGACGCTGCGgtctctgccccctcctcccggATGGCTAGGGCTGGCACCTTCCCAATTCCCATGTAAGGAGACGCCCCTTTCCCACCTCTCCAGCCCTTCGCAGCCCCAGTTCTCCTCGCTGGGAGTCTCCTCGATACCTCTGGCTCCCCGTGTCCTAAAATGAACTCACATTCCACCACCCCAAGCCTCCTCCTCCAGACAGCCATCTCGGGATGGCCTACAACTCCAGCTCTGTCCTGACCTCCCTTCAGTTTAGTCCCCAAACTGCTCTTTGCCCATCCCTGCCCCATGACAGCCATCTCCAGCTGTGTTCATCCCAGATCCATGTACTCTTGTGAAGTGCCTACAGAGACACAGAAGCAGAGTGGGCAAATCTCTTGTTCAACAACTCAGAGGTGGCGGAGTCCTCAGCCACAACCGCTACACCCTGTTGCCTGACCCTGTCCTGTCACTACTTACCAAGGTGTGAAATCAGTTGCTGTGAGGCAGAGGAGGTGGTGTTGTGAGAAACCCTCAAGCAGACTCTGAGATCAATTGTTTGGGTTCAGACCCCAGTATTGCCACTTTCTCCCTAAGACCTCAGCCAAGTCAAAGCCCTATGACCTCCCAGTCCAGTTCTCTATGCCTTGGTACTGACCTTATGGCTCCCagaggcaggggtgtgtgtggggggaagcCCTGGAAAAGCTTGACAGGTACAGTCCAAGCCCTTCAGCTTCATTTTCCTAATCAGATTGCAACAAATTTTTAGCTTCAACCTCCTCTTCCACTATAGAAAACCCGCCGCTCCTcgaaaaaccatttttaaaaattttctaagcaTAGAGATCAAGCAGGAAACATGCACATGAAACACTTTCAATGGAGAGTGTGGGCACCATGAAAAAGGGGGCCTCTGTTACTTGGCTTAAGCCAGTTGTTGCCAGGACAGATACTAGGTCTACTGGAAagtccttgtcttttttcttcttcatttttttttttaatcttttgtcctttctagggctgcacccatggcatatgtacattcccaggctaggggtctaatccgagctgttgctgacagcctatgccagagccacagcaacgccagatccttaacccactgagtgaggccagggatcgaacccacaacctcatggttcctagtcggattcgtttctgctgtgccacaacgggaactcctcttttttctttttctttccttttttttttttttttttttttgagagagagaagccagaattttttctttccaagcaAACCGTCTGATTTGTAACAGTAAGCAATTGattcaaaagtttaaaatatattttgaccaggtgttcccattgtggtgcattggaaatgaatccgactaggaaccatgaggtggcaggttcaatccctggcctcactcagtgggttaaggatccagcattgctgtgagctgtggtgtaggtcacagacacggcttggatctggcgttgctgtggctgtggtgtaggccggcagctgtggctctaattggacccctagcctaggaacctccatatgccacaggtgtggccctaaagaaaaaaagacaaagtatgtatatgtatgtatgtgtatatatacatatatatacacacacacacctatatgtTTTttgaccaaaggaaaaagaaatctgtggaccatatccaagcctcatctgccattTCTGCCCTGATTCTGTACACACACTATTCCTGTGCCCACCAGACCAGAAAGCCTCTCAAAGGCCAGGCCCAGACGTGACTAACTCTAGGTCCCAGCATGGCCTAGAGATGCAGGTTGAATAAAAGGGCCACATCCCCTATCTGTTCTCCCCAGGCCTTGCACATGCTGTTCCATAGAAGAGCATTTCTAGTATTGCCTGAACTATTCTTTTCCTCCTCTACCAGCAAGTTTCTATCAGACTCAAAAAAcattgggaattcccgtcgtggctcagtggttaatgaatccaactaggaactatgaagttgcgggttcaatccctggccttgctcagtgggttaaggatccagcgttgccatgagctgtggtgtagatcacaggcgtggcttggatctggcgttgctgtggctctggcgtaggccggtggctacagcgccaattagacccctagcctggaaacttccatatgccatgggtggggccctaaaaagacaaaagaccaaaaaaaaaggatcatggagttccctggtggcccacaaagttcaggatccagtgttgtcactgctgtggcttgggtcaaaactgtggtatgggtttgatccctggctccagaaacCTCTGTGTGTCAC
Proteins encoded:
- the TMEM145 gene encoding transmembrane protein 145 isoform X6; this encodes MEPPRAPALRRLLPSLLLLLLPLPPRARAKYVRGNLSSKEDWVFLTRFCFLSDYGRLDFRFRYPEVVSEEGTRYLSCSSGRSFRSVRERWWYIALSKCGGDGLQLEYEMVLTNGKSFWTRHFSADEFGILETDVTFLLIFILIFFLSCYFGYLLKGRQLLHTTYKMFMAAAGVEVLSLLFFCIYWGQYATDGIGNESLKIVAKLLFSSSFLIFLLMLILLGKGFTVTRGRISHSGSVKLSVYMTLYTLTHVVLLIYEAEFFDPGQVLYTYESPAGYGLIGLQVAAYVWFCYAVLVSLRHFPEKQPFYIPFFAAYTLWFFAVPVMALIANFGIPKWAREKIVNGIQLGIHLYAHGVFLIMTRPSAANKNFPYHVRTSQIASAGAPGPGGSQSADKAFPQHVYGNVTFISDSVPNFTELFSIPPPASSVSPAPPAPEELLAPPLEYLTPLPAPPPPSIPRRLSPPPAFRTPRAPTPRRDRSPAPAPTLPDWVLALLRTPPQTPRAVPPPPAFRGSPYPPRPPPEFAHRTPTPPLEYLAPLPRRP
- the TMEM145 gene encoding transmembrane protein 145 isoform X1 — its product is MEPPRAPALRRLLPSLLLLLLPLPPRARAKYVRGNLSSKEDWVFLTRFCFLSDYGRLDFRFRYPEAKCCQNILLYFDDPSQWPAVYKAGDKDCLAKESVIRPENNQVINLTTQYAWSGCQVVSEEGTRYLSCSSGRSFRSVRERWWYIALSKCGGDGLQLEYEMVLTNGKSFWTRHFSADEFGILETDVTFLLIFILIFFLSCYFGYLLKGRQLLHTTYKMFMAAAGVEVLSLLFFCIYWGQYATDGIGNESLKIVAKLLFSSSFLIFLLMLILLGKGFTVTRGRISHSGSVKLSVYMTLYTLTHVVLLIYEAEFFDPGQVLYTYESPAGYGLIGLQVAAYVWFCYAVLVSLRHFPEKQPFYIPFFAAYTLWFFAVPVMALIANFGIPKWAREKIVNGIQLGIHLYAHGVFLIMTRPSAANKNFPYHVRTSQIASAGAPGPGGSQSADKAFPQHVYGNVTFISDSVPNFTELFSIPPPASSVSPAPPAPEELLAPPLEYLTPLPAPPPPSIPRRLSPPPAFRTPRAPTPRRDRSPAPAPTLPDWVLALLRTPPQTPRAVPPPPAFRGSPYPPRPPPEFAHRTPTPPLEYLAPLPRRP
- the TMEM145 gene encoding transmembrane protein 145 isoform X4, giving the protein MEPPRAPALRRLLPSLLLLLLPLPPRARAKYVRGNLSSKEDWVFLTRFCFLSDYGRLDFRFRYPEAKCCQNILLYFDDPSQWPAVYKAGDKDCLAKESVIRPENNQVINLTTQYAWSGCQVVSEEGTRYLSCSSGRSFRSVRERWWYIALSKCGGDGLQLEYEMVLTNGKSFWTRHFSADEFGILETDVTFLLIFILIFFLSCYFGYLLKGRQLLHTTYKMFMAAAGVEVLSLLFFCIYWGQYATDGIGNESLKIVAKLLFSSSFLIFLLMLILLGKGFTVTRGRISHSGSVKLSVYMTLYTLTHVVLLIYEAEVLCSSSHGPDCQLWDPQVGPGEDRQRHSAGDPFVCPWRVPGWHCNPFSAVRLREFNQRAPDPILNHDTPFGGQQELPVPRAHVADRLSRSPGPGREPISRQGLPAARLWERDVHQRLGAQLHGALLHPPARLLCKPRAPGARGAAGAAPGVPDPAPGPSTTLHTPAPEPTPCFSHPPRPNAAPRPFPGARAHPPGLGPGAVAHAPSDAPRGAPAAGLPRFSLPSPAAAGVRPPHPDAAP
- the TMEM145 gene encoding transmembrane protein 145 isoform X8 → MEPPRAPALRRLLPSLLLLLLPLPPRARAKYVRGNLSSKEDWVFLTRFCFLSDYGRLDFRFRYPEAKCCQNILLYFDDPSQWPAVYKAGDKDCLAKESVIRPENNQVINLTTQYAWSGCQVVSEEGTRYLSCSSGRSFRSVRERWWYIALSKCGGDGLQLEYEMVLTNGKSFWTRHFSADEFGILETDVTFLLIFILIFFLSCYFGYLLKGRQLLHTTYKMFMAAAGVEVLSLLFFCIYWGQYATDGIGNESLKIVAKLLFSSSFLIFLLMLILLGKGFTVTRGRISHSGSVKLSVYMTLYTLTHVVLLIYEAEVLCSSSHGPDCQLWDPQVGPGEDRQRHSAGDPFVCPWRVPGWHCNPFSAVRLREFNQRAPDPILNHDTPFGGQQELPVPRAHVADRLSRSPGPGREPISRQGLPAARLWERDVHQRLGAQLHGALLHPPARLLSPAPSGTGFWAPAVP
- the TMEM145 gene encoding transmembrane protein 145 isoform X3, translated to MEPPRAPALRRLLPSLLLLLLPLPPRARAKYVRGNLSSKEDWVFLTRFCFLSDYGRLDFRFRYPEAKCCQNILLYFDDPSQWPAVYKAGDKDCLAKESVIRPENNQVINLTTQYAWSGCQVVSEEGTRYLSCSSGRSFRSVRERWWYIALSKCGGDGLQLEYEMVLTNGKSFWTRHFSADEFGILETDVTFLLIFILIFFLSCYFGYLLKGRQLLHTTYKMFMAAAGVEVLSLLFFCIYWGQYATDGIGNESLKIVAKLLFSSSFLIFLLMLILLGKGFTVTRGRISHSGSVKLSVYMTLYTLTHVVLLIYEAEFFDPGQVLYTYESPAGYGLIGLQVAAYVWFCYAVLVSLRHFPEKQPFYIPFFAAYTLWFFAVPVMALIANFGIPKWAREKIVNGIQLGIHLYAHGVFLIMTRPSAANKNFPYHVRTSQIASAGAPGPGGSQSADKAFPQHVYGNVTFISDSVPNFTELFSIPPPASSAGKQVEETAVAAAAPRGRVVTMAEPGAASPPPPSRFPKAVDPIWDGPTPPYQPLVPQTAAPHTGFTEYFSMHTAGGTAPPV
- the TMEM145 gene encoding transmembrane protein 145 isoform X7; the protein is MEPPRAPALRRLLPSLLLLLLPLPPRARAKYVRGNLSSKEDWVFLTRFCFLSDYGRLDFRFRYPEAKCCQNILLYFDDPSQWPAVYKAGDKDCLAKESVIRPENNQVINLTTQYAWSGCQVVSEEGTRYLSCSSGRSFRSVRERWWYIALSKCGGDGLQLEYEMVLTNGKSFWTRHFSADEFGILETDVTFLLIFILIFFLSCYFGYLLKGRQLLHTTYKMFMAAAGVEVLSLLFFCIYWGQYATDGIGNESLKIVAKLLFSSSFLIFLLMLILLGKGFTVTRGRISHSGSVKLSVYMTLYTLTHVVLLIYEAEFFDPGQVLYTYESPAGYGLIGLQVAAYVWFCYAVLVSLRHFPEKQPFYIPFFAAYTLWFFAVPVMALIANFGIPKWAREKIVNGIQLGIHLYAHGVFLIMTRPSAANKNFPYHVRTSQIASAGAPGPGGSQSADKAFPQHVYGNVTFISDSVPNFTELFSIPPPASSPLPRAAPDSGLPLFRDLRPPGPLRDL
- the TMEM145 gene encoding transmembrane protein 145 isoform X2, with amino-acid sequence MEPPRAPALRRLLPSLLLLLLPLPPRARAKYVRGNLSSKEDWVFLTRFCFLSDYGRLDFRFRYPEAKCCQNILLYFDDPSQWPAVYKAGDKDCLAKESVIRPENNQVINLTTQYAWSGCQVVSEEGTRYLSCSSGRSFRSVRERWWYIALSKCGGDGLQLEYEMVLTNGKSFWTRHFSADEFGILETDVTFLLIFILIFFLSCYFGYLLKGRQLLHTTYKMFMAAAGVEVLSLLFFCIYWGQYATDGIGNESLKIVAKLLFSSSFLIFLLMLILLGKGFTVTRGRISHSGSVKLSVYMTLYTLTHVVLLIYEAEVLCSSSHGPDCQLWDPQVGPGEDRQRHSAGDPFVCPWRVPGWHCNPFSAVRLREFNQRAPDPILNHDTPFGGQQELPVPRAHVADRLSRSPGPGREPISRQGLPAARLWERDVHQRLGAQLHGALLHPPARLLCREAGGGDSGGGGGPEGPRGDNGRAGRGLPAPSLSVPQGGRPDLGWPDAALPAARASDSGAAHWLHRILQHAHGRGHCTPGLSTPALPCPMGRAPGPGRAPDPHSIPAPGLCHPGHPKPPHPTRPCA
- the TMEM145 gene encoding transmembrane protein 145 isoform X5; the protein is MEPPRAPALRRLLPSLLLLLLPLPPRARAKYVRGNLSSKEDWVFLTRFCFLSDYGRLDFRFRYPEAKCCQNILLYFDDPSQWPAVYKAGDKDCLAKESVIRPENNQVINLTTQYAWSGCQVVSEEGTRYLSCSSGRSFRSVRERWWYIALSKCGGDGLQLEYEMVLTNGKSFWTRHFSADEFGILETDVTFLLIFILIFFLSCYFGYLLKGRQLLHTTYKMFMAAAGVEVLSLLFFCIYWGQYATDGIGNESLKIVAKLLFSSSFLIFLLMLILLGKGFTVTRGRISHSGSVKLSVYMTLYTLTHVVLLIYEAEVLCSSSHGPDCQLWDPQVGPGEDRQRHSAGDPFVCPWRVPDHDTPFGGQQELPVPRAHVADRLSRSPGPGREPISRQGLPAARLWERDVHQRLGAQLHGALLHPPARLLCREAGGGDSGGGGGPEGPRGDNGRAGRGLPAPSLSVPQGGRPDLGWPDAALPAARASDSGAAHWLHRILQHAHGRGHCTPGLSTPALPCPMGRAPGPGRAPDPHSIPAPGLCHPGHPKPPHPTRPCA